The Fusarium fujikuroi IMI 58289 draft genome, chromosome FFUJ_chr01 sequence GCTGGTGGCAGCGAACTCAACACCCTTGACAACGTCGGACATGGATCCAGAGCCGTTAGATCGGAGGACCTTGACGGCATAGAcgttggccttcttggcaacaCCGTACTTCTTACCGGCGACAGTACCCGAGCAGTGAGTACCGTGACCGttgccatcctcatcggcaTCGCCAGAGGGAATCGTCTTACCCCAGTGGGCACGGCCCTCGAAGTCGACGTGGTCGACATTGGTACCAGTGTCAACAATGTAGGCATCGACACCCTCACCACCATCGGAAGAGTAGAGGTACTTGTTGAAGGTACCGAAGTTGAGGGTGTTGCGGTGGGAGATACGGGCAAGACCCCAAGGAGCCTGTCGCTCGGTCTCACCGTCGCACTTGTCCTCTGTGATCATGTTCTGGGAAACAGGGACCATGGTGTGGACAAGAGTGTCTCGCTCAATGAACTCGACCTGGTTGATGTTAGCTACTAATGATCATGAGGCATAATCGGAGATACTTACGTCAGGGTGGTTTCGGACCTTCTCGATCATGGACTCGTCAAAGTGGCCAGCATAGCCCTTGAAGGCATCACCGATGTCAAAGGTGTGCTTCAAGCCAGAGAAGGTCTTGTCTGTGAAAGGAATGGAGCGCTTTCGCAGCTCGAGGCGCTCAGTCTCGCCTTGCTTGTGTGTGTCCTGAACCCACATGTGATGGTCGCTGGCAGCGGCATGATCAACATggtccttgaacttgatgatGTACGAGTCTGGGATGGTCTCGGCATCGATGGAGCTCAGGATGGGAGCGGCCTTGTCGTGGACTGTGCCGACGCTGAAGGAGGCAGCGCTGGCGACAGCCGCCATAGAGAGGGTGAGAGCGGACTTCATGGTGACGATAGGCGCAATGACGAAGCTGAAGCGACAAAGCTTGTGTTTGGTCTACCTGCGACTCAAAGACAGAAAACAAATGGACAAACTGATGTCCTCGACCGTCTGAATAGATGGAATCAGACGAGATCGATACTTCAAAGGATGGggagagagatgatggatatggatgagatgatgaaaggaagaagaagcgatggCGGCAGCACCTGGGGTAGATAAGCAAAGCACGAGCAGCGTGCGACAGCTCCAGTGTTGCCTCAGCGGGCCTGGGGGACCCGGCAGGAGGGTGTGACGCATCCATCGCTAGGATGGGCGATAACACAGTGGCTGAGGACCGAATATGGTTTAGCGCACGTGCTAGAGGACCAATGGCCGTCACCGAGGCAATGCGATAACGGCACCTGTTTGGGCCAGGTACCTCTTAGCTCTCATGACGGGCCGTGTGAGAGTTTGGCCATGCACTGAGTTCAGAAGGCCGAGGCGGGCTACAGTTCAGCCGTCTTGACCCGAGGAAtggtcatgatgaagatgaggagccTGTCATGGTCGTTTCTACTGAGATTCAAGGAGATGCAGCGATTATGCAAACACCTATTCACCGCTTCTGATCGTTTGAGAGTCAACTGATGGCGAGTGATTGCCTCATGTTGACGAAGGCTGACAACCCGGTCGTGTTTGTCCGCCTCGTTTCGAGTCATGGCTCATGGATAGGCTCTCGGTAACGAGAGCGAACACGACATCACTGTACTCAAGGTTGAGAGCAAGATTTACTTCTCAAGCATGCTTATTCGTTGACGATTCAACCTTTTCATCAAACTTCACAGGTTATCATGTGTCCTTTCCATTATGTTCCCGGCTCgtatcttcatctcaacggAGTATTGGCTCCTCAAGGCTGATCCATTACAGTTACTCAGCCATAAACAGATACAGTTCATCATGAATACGGAAGCTCCCTCACACTGTGCTACCTCAGGCAGATCAAAGTATCCTGCTCGCGCCGAAACCAAGATCCACCCAGACAGGGTGAGCTTCAACAAGTCAGGTACCTTCCAGTTTGCGGTGTTTGCAGCCAAAAACAGGTGTCTCTCTACCCAGTGCTAAAACGCAGAATGCGGGGAGGAACTTGGCTCCGATTGGTCTCCACTGACCTAATCCGCCTGATCCATCGAGTCAGACGACGTCCCTGGCACGTGCCCAGTGTAGCATGCCCATGTCTCAATTCAAGCGCTGTTCGCTCCAAGCCAACGCCGGCAGCGCCTCACCATCCCAGTCCGTTCCCAGGGATAAAGTGACCTTTTGTCTTGGGGAGATTCGATTCCTTGGAAAGACAACACGGCAGAGTAGACGTCATGATTCACTATGCGAAATTGATAAGCCATTTCACGGTAtccattcatcatctcaccAGGCACCCAGAACATCCGGGGCTTAACGTTGGCCAGTGCTTTGCTCTCTGTCAATGCACGCCAGGCACCTTGAGCTCCAAGCTCGGGTGAGGTACATACGCATGCGTAGCGCGACTGCATCTAGTACATAGCTCTCGGGGAGCTCTCCACTCTCAAGTATCAGCAGCAATTTGTTATCTCGCTGGCTCAGATAACGCCATTAAGCAGCACTTGTAGCTCATCCTAGGCGTCGGACGACCGAGCTGCTCAACAAATTGTCTGATTATCAATTCTTTGTCCAGTAGATAAGCTGATGCCTACCTGTTTGAGATAAGGATTAACGGATCTCGGAACATCTATGGTTTCAATTATCCCATGATCGACAAAGCTCCTGATCTatttatgatgatgattagCTACCATTTTACTCCATAAATACACTAAGTTTTGTGACTTAAGTTAATGCTTAGGCGAAAGCAACACAGAAGTCAGATGCCTTTTTACATGTATTAAATCGGCATTGTTTTTTTAAAGTCCATGGCTCTATAGCCCGCCTTGCTTATAGATGCATGCACCCTGGAGCTGAGCAGCAAGACCCTGATTTGAGGCCAATGTCGCATTCGAAGCATGTTGCCCAGCCTATCGTAAACAGCCAGATTAATTGTCTGGGAACATTTATGCAGAGTATTTACGGCTGCGCATTGTTTGTCTTATTCTAAGCTTCATGATGTTTCCCGTGTTCATCGTATTCTTGATTTCGCAGCATCTTCTATATAACAAGCAGTCAGCAAGATCTGTATATTTAATGCAGGGCCAGTCTTCAAAGTGACACGAAAAGGCCATAATTTACATAGATATGTATTCCAATTTTACAAAGAAATAGCAGGACCAGTGGTTACACAACTTCATGGCATCTGCATGACATGCTACATGTTCGTACGAGCTACCCTGAACCAAATATCGACGTCACCGAGACAGGGCGTTTCAAACAAGACAATGTCTCGAGTATCAACACCATTATATTCAAAATTCACGATGAGTGGACCGATGTAGTTGATCTTTTTCAAAATCCTCACATTGAAACCCTCCTTCTTATGCAGGTGTGGAGGTAGGGAGGTTTCCATCAGGTGCACGCGTTCATGTCACTCCAACATCGTGACTCGAGCTTCGTCAGCTCGGGCGATCCGCTCAAAAGTAGTGGCACTGACTGGAGTGAGGGGCCGCCTTCGCCACAGCCAAGCCACACCTCCAAGGCTGACCCCGAGTTACAGTATTGAGCACAGGTAGTCCAGGCTCCAGTCGTGACCGTTTGTTTCAAGACACCTTCGCTAattttcagcttcaaagtcTGTTGGACGAGTCTGAGTCCCGATACCTCCCGCCGATCTTCCTCACAAATCGCCGAGTCCCGTGGTCGTGTTCTGTGCGCTGTCCTTCCTCTGCAAGAGAGCTTCATGCGCCCCGCGCTGGTAGCTCCAACAAGTTCTAAATCTTACTCTTCGATGCCTACGACGACTGATAACGGCCTGGACCCTTGAAGGGCTCAGGGGGAAAGGTTGCTTCTGGAATGAACCCGTGATAAAACAACACACAAAATGGCGTCAATACCAAGAAGATACCGGTCGTCCACCTCGGCCTCGAACCCTCCGAACAGCAAGTCCTTCGAGATAATAAAGGGCTTGCTCGAAGCTCTGAACCTCGATACGACTCTACACAAGCAAGACGGATACCCTCAAATACCGCCATTGTTACGGAAACTCCGACATATTATACAGCATATTTCTGCGACGCACTCGCCCGTCCTTCAAGATGACTTTCGACACGCCGATGGCTTCCAAACCATACTCAATCTGCTGCGAGCCTTCTCAGGCTACTACGACCCCGATAAGCGAAGTGATGCGGACATGCTTGCTCTATTTAAGCTGCTAGGAGATTGTCTCAACCTGCTCTCGGGGGCGCTACGCGGACATTCAGGGAACCGACGGTTTTTTCGATATCGAGTCGAGGGAGGCGGTTGGGAGGCTTTAGAACAAGTTATCGCAAGCATAGGACTCGGAGGGGCTGAGCCTGATGCTTGGATAAGTTGCCATGTCTTTGGCAAGCTGCTCGCCTTTTCCCTCGATGACGAAGCCCTCGATCTTCTATGCCAATCAATCGCGAAATCACTACGACCCGACGACGAGAATTccccaaaagaagaagaggacgataGCGCTGAAGAACAATGGGATCTTGTGCTGGCCAAGTCTGCCGAAAATATTACACCTGGTGTGAAGGAGGTTGTCAATGCTAAGACCATAATACGGCATCCTGAAATTCTGAGAGCAGTTGTCAGCTTCTGGATGGCCATTCCTCGAATGAAAGATGGCCTCGCAAACCCCGCCTCTCTACTCGTCCTGGAGACAATTCACAGCATCATCGCcgtttctatatataaccGCGCTGCCGTCCATTCCACGGGTGCCTTGTCACAATTCCTACGGGTCGCCTTCAATGTCGATTCAGCACTTAGCCCACCTGAGCGAGAGAAGGTTTTGGGGATCTGCAAAATGCTCATGTTTTTGGGTGTCAATGAACCTGCCGATACACAATTCCTCTTATCAAGGCCTGGTTCTGAAGCGTCCGAGTT is a genomic window containing:
- a CDS encoding probable subtilisin-like serine protease, coding for MKSALTLSMAAVASAASFSVGTVHDKAAPILSSIDAETIPDSYIIKFKDHVDHAAASDHHMWVQDTHKQGETERLELRKRSIPFTDKTFSGLKHTFDIGDAFKGYAGHFDESMIEKVRNHPDVEFIERDTLVHTMVPVSQNMITEDKCDGETERQAPWGLARISHRNTLNFGTFNKYLYSSDGGEGVDAYIVDTGTNVDHVDFEGRAHWGKTIPSGDADEDGNGHGTHCSGTVAGKKYGVAKKANVYAVKVLRSNGSGSMSDVVKGVEFAATSHLEQKKKAKDGKRKGFKGSVANMSLGGGKTQALDAAVNAAVRTGIHFAVAAGNDNADACNYSPAAASEPVTVGASALDDSRAYFSNYGKCTDIFAPGLNIQSTWIGSKYAVNTISGTSMASPHIAGLLAYYLSLQPAEDSEYALASITPKKLKENLISVATEDALSDIPSDTPNLLAWNGGGCSDYKKIVEAGSYKVKAAPSSRVEEIKHAVEQEVNLVSGKLTTGAKELGSKAEKFSKKIHELVDEELEEFLKELNL